A region from the Streptomyces tsukubensis genome encodes:
- a CDS encoding DUF742 domain-containing protein: protein MTRHPVDLGEPDRLYTVTGGRCTVGADLERTFDLVTLVVGECGPAPGMQSEHARILGLARHPVSVVELSAQLRLPVTVVRILLGDLLATGRITARRPRAARSLAGLPDSALLEEVLHGLRNL from the coding sequence ATGACCCGTCACCCCGTCGACCTGGGGGAACCGGACCGTCTCTACACCGTCACCGGTGGCCGCTGCACCGTCGGCGCCGATCTGGAGCGCACCTTCGACCTGGTCACCCTGGTGGTCGGCGAGTGCGGCCCGGCGCCGGGGATGCAGTCGGAGCACGCCCGGATCCTCGGTCTGGCCCGGCATCCGGTCTCCGTCGTCGAACTGTCGGCGCAGCTGAGGCTGCCGGTCACGGTCGTACGGATCCTGCTCGGGGACCTGCTGGCGACGGGGCGCATCACCGCACGGCGGCCGAGGGCGGCGCGTTCGCTCGCCGGTCTGCCCGACTCGGCCCTTCTGGAAGAGGTGCTCCATGGACTCCGCAACCTCTGA